In Rhopalosiphum padi isolate XX-2018 chromosome 3, ASM2088224v1, whole genome shotgun sequence, the genomic stretch AAATAAAGACGATCGGCCAGTGGTTTATCTCGACGAAACGTGGGTAAACCAAAACCATTCACGGAAGGGTATTTggcaaaatgaaaataattcagGTGGTCTAAAGGTGCCGAAGGGTAAAGGAGGCCAACTTATTGTATGCCATGCAGGATGTGCTCGCTACGGGTTTATAGAAGGGTCAAAATTGGTATTTCGAAGCAATACCGGAAATACCACGGATTATCATAATCAGATGAATGGTGAAGTGTTCAAAGAGTGGTTTATTCAACTCCTAAAAAATCTTGAAGAGCCATCAGTTATAGTCATGGATAATGCACTTTACCATTCAATCCTCAGAGACAAATATCCTAAAAGTAATTGGAGAAAAGCTGAAGTACAACActggttaaatgaaaaaaatatcgaGTTCCATCCATTGGAAACATTACCTGAACTTcgacaaaaagttaaaaacctATTACcacgtgaaaaaaaatatgagctGGATGACATTGCAATTGAAATGGGTCATGAGGTAATCCGTCTTCCACCATACCACTGTAAGTATAATCCAATCGAATTAATTTGGGCTCAAGTTAAGGGCCAAGTTGCTCTGTGAGAATAACCAGTCCTGCCACAATAAAAGCAGATTCTCTAATGAAATCAGAATTCGGCTTCGCGGACATTTTTCTACGTCTACCGAAGGACACGGACGGGGGGAAGTCAAGCCCGCAGACCCGGACGACGTGAGTTCGTTACCGGCCGTCAACCCGCGATTTCCCCCGGTACAGACCGTCGCGGGCGGCCTGCACGCCCGGGAGGCTGTGGTTGCGCTAGACAGCGGGGTTACGCCGCGGCACGGACGCGCCCGGGACCGCGGGACCGCAGACCGCCGCGGAGTGTCAAGCTCAACAGCGCGGTCGTTCCCCGGGCGACTTCACCGCGGACCGACCGGCGAGCCGCGGGCAGACCCGTGCGTAACGGCACGGCGGGAGAAAAATcgtattttcaacttttttccCGCCGGTCCGATCGGTTTCAGACTTTAACGGCCGatgtaaaattgaaaaacgAACGACATCGTTCATAGGTAGAAAGTCCGTAGGACCAATATTTAAGGAATTATCGTAAGTTGAAAAGTCGTTGACGAATATCGTTCGAACGGTCGTCACCCACGTCGCCGTTGCGGTACCTACCCCGGTCTTTCGCCTACGGCCGGTATCGCGCCGAACCCCTGATTCCCTAGGTTTTAGGCCGTTTCAAACGGTCAGGCCGGGGAACGGACGTCTTTCGTCGGGGAACGTTTGGATTGGGTCGCTGATAAGAGACCGTTCCCGGAGGTCTAAAATGCACGGGAAGTCGGATCGAAGCGTTTTTCGTTCTCGACTTGACCAAGCCCCGCCCATGACCGCGAGGAACGGTCGACTTGACGCGACGTAAACAACACGATTTCGCCGGGCAACGGCGTCTCGGCGGTCCGGGGGAACGCCGCCCACGGGCAGACCTCTCGCGACGGTCTGTTCCGGGGGAATTCGCGGGTTGACGGCCGGCATTGGATCCACGTCAACGGGGTCTTCGGGCTCGGCCGTGCGTTCGGACCCGCCGTCCGATACGCTAGTTTTCGGCGGAAAAATCGATTTCACGAGGTTTCGAATTTCGGCTTCGTGGACATTTTTTTCCGTCTACCGAAGGAGCCGGACGAGGGGAAGTCAGGCCCGAAGACCCAGTCGACGTGAGTTCGATACCGGCCGTCAACCCGCGATTTCCCTAGGTACAGACCGTCGCGGGAGGCCTGCCAGTGGGAGGCATTCCCTCGGACCGACGGTACCCCGGTCGGTCTGCGGTGAGACGCCCGGGGAGAAAAATCTTGTTGAGCTTGATCCTCCTCGGCGAAGTCCACCGGGAGTACCCCGGGGATAAAATCTTTTTGAGCTTGATCCTCCTCGGCGAAGTCCACCGGGCACTCGAGTCGGCTACTACATAATGCATTGTCCCCGTCCTACGATATAGGTCTTTTCGTTTAATTTTTAGTCGCTAATTTCCACACCACCTCGGAGGTATAGCGTTTggcgcgttttttttttgtggtttccccagtaggcctaatccacatatAATCATCAACACAAAGGTTTGCAAAAAAcggtttattgtttaaatggtAACAtgcaatgaataataaaaaaataatatgtactaatacaacaatattgtttaaacaacagtcaataaaataatgataacatgcaatgaattataaaaatataatatgtactaatacaacaatattgtttaaacaacagtcaataaaataatgtgtactaatacaacaatattgttttacctAACCTATGGTCATTCGCCCTTCTTAATTTTTGCCAAGACTTTGTTCAATATTTTCCTGCGGTATCTGAGGTTATTCAAGAAGAAGTGAACCTTCTTCTTCTTGGCGACGTCTATTATGGCGTAGTCCGAGACGTTCGCGCGGTCGAAACCGGCGAGCTTCACCAACTCTGCTAGAACGTCCACCCTTTCGGCCAGAAGGGTGGCGTCATAGCGGTCTTGTAGTTTGATTATGTAGTCCATATCGATGGCCGCCGACGGATAATCGATCATTATGTCGCTTTCCTTTATCTTGTCGATCGCCGTCTCCGTTTTCGGGAACGGAGAGTGTGCAATAAGTGGGAAAAAGTCCTCGAAGCTGAAAATATGTCATGGTCAGTATACGGTGTGTTTTAGTCGACGGAGGTGTGTTCGCTTACTGTTTATCGACGTAGCTCTTTATTAAAGCCGTGTGCTCCACCCGGTCCAAGTTGCCCTGGCGTCGAATCGCCTCCGCCGCGTCCGGCACACGGTAATAGCGGCTGGCGGTGTCCTCGGAGTGCTGCAACGCCTTCGCCACCCCCGAAGACGTCGCAGCGTCGTGGTCCCGGCCCTCTGTCTCGACCATGCGCCGGAA encodes the following:
- the LOC132926185 gene encoding uncharacterized protein LOC132926185 gives rise to the protein MCTLRENKDDRPVVYLDETWVNQNHSRKGIWQNENNSGGLKVPKGKGGQLIVCHAGCARYGFIEGSKLVFRSNTGNTTDYHNQMNGEVFKEWFIQLLKNLEEPSVIVMDNALYHSILRDKYPKSNWRKAEVQHWLNEKNIEFHPLETLPELRQKVKNLLPREKKYELDDIAIEMGHEVIRLPPYHCKYNPIELIWAQVKGQVAL